In Ipomoea triloba cultivar NCNSP0323 chromosome 15, ASM357664v1, one genomic interval encodes:
- the LOC116007642 gene encoding transcription factor LAX PANICLE 1 yields the protein MDNSACSSSVVNNSNEENRNKKKKSGGKVVKLSTDPQSVAARERRHRISDRFKILQSLVPGGSKMDTVSMLDEAIHYVKFLKTQIWLHQTMINFAAADDPSYCYPAAAAACGGGGDDVLAGDYNVQSSQGNYGVGPGNYTIMAGQGGAAGGGDGGAGESMAAVDDAFSVYY from the coding sequence ATGGATAATAGCGCTTGTTCTTCATCGGTGGTTAACAATTCCAACGAGGAAAATaggaataagaagaagaaatccgGCGGAAAGGTGGTGAAGCTGTCGACGGACCCGCAGAGCGTGGCGGCGAGGGAGCGGCGCCACCGCATCAGCGACCGGTTCAAGATCCTGCAGAGCCTCGTGCCTGGCGGCTCCAAGATGGACACGGTGTCCATGCTTGACGAAGCCATTCACTACGTCAAGTTCCTCAAAACCCAAATATGGCTCCACCAAACCATGATCAACTTCGCCGCCGCCGACGACCCAAGCTACTGTTatcccgccgccgccgccgcctgcggcggcggcggcgatgaTGTTCTTGCGGGTGACTATAATGTGCAGTCCTCACAGGGAAACTACGGAGTGGGTCCCGGAAACTACACAATAATGGCTGGACAGGGAGGGGCCGCCGGCGGCGGAGACGGTGGCGCGGGGGAAAGCATGGCGGCGGTAGACGATGCATTTAGTGTGTACTACTAG